The proteins below come from a single Papaver somniferum cultivar HN1 chromosome 11, ASM357369v1, whole genome shotgun sequence genomic window:
- the LOC113323708 gene encoding F-box/FBD/LRR-repeat protein At5g22700-like, with product MTLHKILSYLDISEVIATSGIAKRWRYTWRGVLILNITADTTSRFKEKKKFPGLLNFVDRVFMFRDNSEVNRFKIVLPNCYKGNLMMESILTWIYALSKRNVQEIYLEVNNTRLLDFKFPKAKELFHSKSLNKLEMRMTDKELASITFPELMCLPQLKLLSLHSFVLSSMDSANNLFASCPVLETLVLDNIDIYITDAHQNFVISCSELQHLEIKSIWYLESLEFQNSQTTIQKPIHLDVPKLTKFICQDFLFRENYHFISDLSSLVTADVAMFLDETYVENHVNEYGDKVDEDSAQYSKLSVEKRDDFAQRMLKLLGSLHAVKELKLSPGVLEVLVGAPGLLDSQPRQFCNMQYLKLEMWLTGGCACVITYLLELSPNLESLYLTLKESNLQDAFDDSEQRFSRLCVLAHLKSVEISEAKGYDTELKLLEFLLKNGVALEQLTLHFVYQMDRDFEVKIRSLPRASSSIDMRFHYPLED from the exons ATGACATTGCATAAAATCCTGTCATATCTAGATATAAGTGAAGTGATAGCAACATCTGGGATTGCAAAGAGATGGAGGTATACATGGAGGGGAGTACTTATTTTGAATATCACAGCTGATACTACATCTAGgtttaaggaaaagaaaaaatttccTGGTTTGCTGAATTTTGTGGATAGAGTGTTTATGTTTCGAGACAACAGCGAAGTAAACCGTTTTAAGATAGTTCTTCCAAATTGTTATAAAGGAAATTTGATGATGGAATCAATCCTTACATGGATATACGCACTTTCAAAACGAAATGTTCAAGAAATCTATCTTGAGGTAAATAATACAAGGTTGTTAGACTTTAAGTTTCCTAAAGCTAAGGAACTTTTCCACTCTAAGTCGTTGAATAAATTGGAGATGAGGATGACAGATAAAGAGTTGGCTTCCATTACTTTTCCAGAGTTAATGTGTTTACCTCAGCTCAAGCTTTTGTCACTTCATTCATTTGTATTATCTAGTATGGATTCAGCAAATAACCTTTTTGCAAGCTGCCCGGTCCTGGAAACTTTGGTGCTGGACAATATTGATATATACATCACTGATGCACATCAGAATTTTGTGATTAGTTGTTCTGAACTACAACATTTGGAGATAAAGAGTATCTGGTACTTGGAATCTTTAGAGTTCCAAAACTCACAAACTACAATCCAGAAGCCAATCCATTTGGATGTTCCAAAACTCACGAAGTTCATCTGTCAAGATTTTCTGTTTCGGGAGAACTATCACTTTATCAGTGACCTTTCGTCTTTAGTCACTGCTGACGTTGCCATGTTTCTTGATGAAACATATGTGGAGAACCATGTCAACGAGTATGGGGATAAAGTTGATGAAGACTCAGCACAGTATTCTAAACTTTCAGTGGAAAAAAGAGATGATTTTGCTCAGCGCATGCTAAAACTTCTTGGATCTCTTCATGCCGTCAAAGAACTTAAATTGTCACCTGGCGTCCTTGAG GTTCTGGTTGGAGCTCCTGGTTTATTGGACAGTCAACCCCGTCAGTTCTGTAATATGCAGTATTTGAAGCTGGAAATGTGGCTTACAGGAGGCTGTGCATGTGTCATAACATACCTACTCGAGCTCTCCCCAAATTTAGAATCTCTCTACCTTACTTTGAAGGAG TCCAATTTACAAGATGCTTTTGACGATTCGGAACAACGCTTTTCACGTCTGTGTGTGCTGGCTCACCTCAAGTCTGTTGAGATTAGTGAAGCCAAAGGATATGATACTGAGCTCAAGCTGCTGGAGTTTTTGTTGAAGAATGGAGTTGCTTTGGAACAATTGACTTTACATTTTGTGTACCAAATGGACAGAGATTTTGAGGTAAAGATAAGATCACTTCCGCGAGCTTCTTCAAGCATTGATATGAGGTTCCATTACCCATTAGAAGACTAA